The following coding sequences lie in one Kwoniella dendrophila CBS 6074 chromosome 10, complete sequence genomic window:
- a CDS encoding urease accessory protein UreG, giving the protein MSQQPVCQFSDRLTSTSNTNTPHSHSNDHGHDGLSHDHDHNHGHSHDAGCRFRTPADEHGHTHEAMEHAGKFSERDMPDYTGRDWEERGFTIGIGGPVGSGKTALLLALCRRLRDKYNIAAVTNDIFTREDQEFLIRNEALPKERIRAIETGGCPHAAIREDISANMGALEQLQAEFECEMLFVESGGDNLAANYSRELADYIIYVIDVSGGDKIPRKGGPGISQSDLLIVNKIDLAPHVGASLEVMRRDAAKMRDNGPTLFTSVRNNEGVDDVIEAIVSSWKASGAAGKDGKGKK; this is encoded by the exons ATGTCACAACAACCAGTCTGTCAGTTTTCAGATAGATTAACATCTACGTCCAATACAAATACACCTCACTCCcattcaaatgatcatgGACATGATGGACTTAGTCACGATCACGATCACAATCACGGACACAGTCACGATGCCGGATGTAGATTTAGGACTCCAGCTGACGAACATGGTCATACTCATGAAGCTATGGAACATGCAG gtaaattttctGAACGTGATATGCCAGATTATACAGGTAGAGATTgggaagaaagaggatttACAATTGGTATCGGAGG TCCCgttggatcaggtaaaacagCTCTACTATTAGCTCTATGTAGAAGATTAAGGGATAAATATAATATCG CTGCGGTAACGAATGATATATTCACAAGGGAAGATCAAGAATTCTTAATTAGAAAtgaagctttacctaaagaaagaattagagCAATTGAAACTGGTGGATGTCCACATGCAGCTATAAGAGAAGATATAAGTGCAAATATGGGTGCATTAGAACAattacaagctgaatttgaatgtGAAATGTTATTTGTTGAAagtggtggtgataatttAGCTG CCAACTATTCAAGAGAACTTGCAGATTACATTATATACGTAATTGATGTTAGTGGTGGTGATAAGATACCTCGTAAAGGTGGTCCCGGTATCTCACAATCAGATCTTTTGATCGTCAACAAA ATCGACCTTGCACCACACGTGGGAGCCTCATTAGAAGTGATGAGACGTGACGCAGCCAAAATGAGAGATAATGGACCAACATTGTTTACTTCAGTGAGAAACAACGAAGGTGTAGACGATGTCATAGAAGCCATTGTAAGCTCATGGAAAGCTAGTGGTGctgcaggtaaagatgggAAGGGTAAGAAGTAG